One Dehalococcoidales bacterium DNA segment encodes these proteins:
- a CDS encoding ATP-binding protein produces MFNSDPALKPPAGKKAETVAGRLNIYKDRDGIPVLYDKAAHTRDRNELNRDAIKVLWHDVFSPITLIKGYTSTLRRFNDFITEKQREEYLQGIDTATKRLVFVLEKLRYITGLEEMRNMSMQSTVITDLLRKICSETQERATKHIITFRPRGGAIPKINVNRESIEQVLHNLLDNAVKYSPNGGDIEVEVMPLNNGQELDRFFPDAPRIKLPAVIVSVMDNGEGFPDTERERVFDKLYRVDCPLTRSVPGLGLGLYINKVTVEAHGGRIWARNRLQGGSIFSFSLPV; encoded by the coding sequence TTGTTCAACAGCGACCCCGCGTTGAAACCGCCCGCCGGCAAGAAAGCGGAAACGGTCGCCGGCCGTCTGAACATTTATAAAGACCGGGACGGCATCCCTGTGCTCTATGACAAGGCCGCCCATACCCGGGACCGGAATGAGCTGAACAGAGATGCCATCAAAGTCCTGTGGCATGATGTATTTTCACCCATCACCCTGATTAAGGGTTATACCTCCACCCTGCGGCGGTTCAACGACTTTATTACGGAAAAGCAGAGGGAAGAATACCTGCAGGGTATCGATACCGCCACCAAGCGGCTGGTTTTTGTGCTGGAAAAACTGCGCTATATTACCGGCCTGGAAGAGATGCGCAACATGTCCATGCAGTCCACGGTGATTACCGACCTGCTCCGCAAGATCTGTTCTGAGACGCAGGAGCGGGCTACCAAGCATATTATTACCTTCCGCCCTCGCGGCGGCGCCATCCCCAAAATCAACGTCAACCGGGAGAGTATCGAACAGGTGCTGCATAACCTGCTGGACAACGCCGTGAAGTACTCCCCCAATGGCGGCGATATCGAGGTTGAGGTGATGCCGCTAAACAACGGGCAGGAACTGGACCGGTTTTTCCCGGATGCCCCCAGAATTAAGCTGCCGGCGGTAATCGTCAGCGTCATGGATAACGGGGAAGGCTTCCCGGACACGGAAAGAGAAAGAGTCTTTGACAAGCTCTACCGGGTGGACTGCCCGTTAACGCGCTCCGTACCGGGACTGGGCCTGGGCCTTTACATCAATAAAGTCACCGTTGAAGCTCACGGCGGCCGCATCTGGGCCAGGAACCGGCTCCAGGGAGGCAGCATCTTCAGCTTCTCCCTGCCGGTTTAG
- a CDS encoding Ig-like domain-containing protein has translation GVSSCPVAIGPEYIFRNSISGLHYRNEAGDNEAFKLGDSSTGPIYFYHNSIYGTEASDGAAATNGGLANVISRNNIYHVGWYVLEFGHYSDAVNCNFDYDNLYTTSTERFVKWGEAKYASISAFASGAGQETHGMSISATNEFVAAAGGDLSLMADSQFIDKGEVLPGFNDANSPWPYSGAAPDLGAFEFASGGSSSNNAPVAANNNYSMVGNTSLTIAVPGILANDTDEDGDTLMAVLAGIPSHGSLILNSDGSFNYTPTFRYSGTDTFTYKAYDGKSYSLSATVTITVNPAPNVAAVAANDAFTTNKDTALVVSAPGVLTNDSDDNGDALTTILVSNVSHGALALNSSGAFVYNPASGYTGTDSFTYKANDGNTNSNTATVTITIFASSSSGTFGLSSGDSSWEQDASVLDAMRFQNTAGTGTLYKLEVLVSDSSPTGKIRMGVYADNNGVPGALLLDAGEVNAANGWVAISGLNLPVTKNAYYWLSFIMDSPNTVKDQNNQVVCHYWTWPEFNYGPLPSEFNLSHCDANGSPYVMRATVNIGDVSSPGTPTPPVNTTPVAFNDAYSTNKDTTLTVSAPGVLANDSDANGDTLTAALTGGVSHGTLSFNSNGSFTYSPASGYTGTDSFTYQAYDGTVNSNTATVTITINAPANTAPVAVNDTYNTNKDTALIVPAPGVLANDTDANGDTLTTVLAGNVSHGTLALNSSGAFVYNPASGYTGTDSFTYKANDGKVNSNTVTVTITVNTPSNTAPVAVNDTYTLVESGVLTISIPGVLANDNDANGDTMTAVLITDVSHCSLTLNSDGSFVYTSSEGYVGTDSFTYKVSDGSATSNTGTVTLIITAAPVTPPAGGVTFGLDAGNSYWSQRSGVLDTMRFMNTSGTGTLNKLEVLFTDTTPNGKVRLGVYADNNGKPGALLLDAGEVNAANGWVSISGLNLPVTQNTYYWLAFTMQSGNDVSDMIGQSGDSHYWITSSYGSLPSQFNLSWASKNDIPYVMRATVNVGSGGGEIIVNTPPSAVNDAYSTNQNTALAVATPGVLVNDTDTNGDILSAVLVTNVSHGTLVLNANGAVTYIPASGYTGTDSFTYRANDGENNSNTATVTIIVSATPVTPPAGGVTFGLNSGNNYWSQRSGILDVMRFKNTAGTGVLTKLELLFTDTTPTGKVRMGVYADNYGKPGALLLDAGEVSVTNGWVSISGLNLPVTQNTYYWLAFTMDSANDVSTMTGQASNSHYWITSSYGTLPSQFNTRVASRNSVPYVMRATVEIR, from the coding sequence CGGCGTTTCCAGCTGCCCGGTAGCCATCGGGCCGGAATACATTTTCCGCAACTCCATCTCCGGGCTGCACTACCGGAATGAAGCCGGTGACAATGAAGCCTTCAAGCTGGGAGACAGCTCCACCGGCCCTATCTACTTCTACCATAATTCTATATATGGTACGGAAGCCAGCGACGGCGCTGCCGCCACCAACGGCGGCCTGGCCAACGTGATTTCCCGCAATAACATCTATCATGTCGGCTGGTACGTGCTGGAGTTCGGGCACTATTCCGATGCCGTGAACTGTAACTTCGATTATGACAACCTATACACCACTTCTACGGAACGCTTCGTCAAATGGGGCGAAGCCAAGTACGCGAGCATCAGCGCCTTTGCTTCAGGCGCCGGACAGGAAACCCACGGTATGAGCATCAGCGCCACCAATGAATTTGTGGCAGCGGCCGGGGGCGATTTAAGCCTGATGGCTGACAGCCAGTTCATTGATAAAGGCGAGGTACTGCCGGGCTTCAACGACGCCAACTCGCCGTGGCCTTACAGCGGCGCGGCCCCTGACCTGGGCGCTTTCGAATTCGCCTCTGGGGGCTCATCCTCGAATAACGCGCCGGTGGCCGCCAACAATAACTACAGTATGGTAGGAAACACATCCCTTACCATAGCGGTACCGGGTATCCTGGCTAACGACACCGATGAAGACGGCGACACGCTAATGGCCGTCCTGGCCGGTATTCCCAGCCATGGCTCACTGATTTTGAACAGCGATGGCTCGTTTAACTACACGCCTACTTTCCGCTATTCAGGCACCGATACCTTTACTTATAAAGCCTATGACGGCAAATCCTATTCTCTCAGCGCCACCGTGACCATTACCGTCAACCCCGCGCCTAACGTAGCGGCGGTGGCGGCCAACGATGCCTTCACCACCAATAAAGATACCGCACTGGTCGTGTCCGCCCCGGGCGTGCTCACCAATGATAGTGATGACAACGGGGACGCCCTCACGACTATCCTAGTAAGCAATGTCAGTCACGGCGCGCTGGCGCTGAACAGCAGCGGTGCTTTCGTCTATAATCCTGCCTCCGGCTATACCGGCACGGACAGCTTTACCTACAAAGCCAACGACGGCAACACCAACTCCAACACCGCCACCGTAACCATAACGATTTTCGCGTCTTCATCTTCGGGGACGTTCGGCCTCAGCTCCGGCGATTCCTCCTGGGAACAGGATGCCTCCGTGCTAGATGCGATGAGATTCCAGAACACAGCCGGTACCGGTACCCTGTATAAACTCGAAGTACTGGTCAGCGATTCTTCCCCCACCGGTAAAATCAGGATGGGCGTCTATGCCGATAATAACGGTGTACCCGGCGCCCTGCTCCTGGATGCGGGCGAAGTCAACGCGGCCAACGGCTGGGTAGCTATCAGCGGCTTGAACTTACCGGTAACGAAGAACGCTTACTACTGGCTTTCTTTCATCATGGACAGTCCCAATACGGTGAAGGACCAGAATAATCAGGTAGTCTGTCATTACTGGACCTGGCCCGAATTCAACTACGGGCCTCTTCCCAGCGAGTTTAACTTGAGCCATTGTGACGCCAACGGCAGCCCTTATGTAATGCGGGCCACGGTTAATATCGGGGACGTCAGCTCTCCCGGTACGCCCACTCCACCCGTCAATACCACCCCGGTGGCGTTCAACGATGCTTACAGCACCAACAAAGACACCACGCTTACCGTGTCTGCTCCGGGCGTGCTGGCTAACGACAGCGACGCCAACGGCGACACCCTGACGGCCGCCCTGACCGGCGGTGTCAGCCACGGCACCCTGAGCTTCAACAGCAATGGCTCTTTCACCTACTCTCCGGCCAGCGGCTACACCGGCACGGACAGCTTTACCTATCAAGCCTATGACGGCACGGTAAATTCCAATACCGCCACGGTGACCATCACTATCAATGCTCCGGCCAACACCGCGCCGGTAGCGGTAAACGATACCTACAATACCAATAAAGATACCGCCCTCATCGTGCCCGCTCCTGGCGTCCTGGCTAATGATACCGATGCCAACGGAGATACCCTCACGACCGTCCTGGCGGGTAACGTCAGCCACGGTACGCTGGCGCTGAACAGCAGCGGTGCTTTCGTCTATAATCCTGCCTCCGGCTATACCGGCACGGACAGCTTTACCTACAAAGCCAATGACGGCAAGGTAAATTCCAATACCGTCACCGTAACCATTACCGTTAACACTCCGTCCAACACGGCGCCGGTAGCGGTAAACGATACCTACACGCTGGTTGAAAGCGGCGTCCTTACCATCTCTATTCCCGGCGTCCTGGCTAACGATAACGATGCCAACGGCGATACCATGACGGCCGTCCTGATTACGGATGTCAGCCATTGCAGCCTGACACTGAACAGCGACGGCTCGTTCGTATACACCTCATCAGAGGGGTACGTCGGCACGGACAGCTTTACCTATAAAGTAAGCGACGGCTCCGCCACGTCCAACACCGGTACGGTTACACTGATTATCACCGCGGCCCCGGTGACTCCTCCGGCCGGCGGAGTCACTTTCGGTCTGGACGCGGGCAACAGCTACTGGAGTCAACGGTCTGGCGTACTGGATACCATGAGATTCATGAACACTTCCGGCACCGGCACGCTGAACAAGCTGGAAGTCCTGTTCACGGATACCACCCCGAACGGCAAAGTAAGACTGGGCGTATATGCCGATAACAATGGCAAACCGGGCGCCCTGCTCCTGGATGCCGGTGAAGTCAATGCTGCCAACGGCTGGGTGTCTATCAGTGGACTTAACCTGCCGGTCACGCAGAATACCTACTACTGGCTGGCCTTCACCATGCAGAGCGGCAACGATGTCAGTGACATGATCGGGCAGTCCGGCGATTCACACTACTGGATAACATCGTCTTACGGAAGTCTCCCCTCTCAGTTTAACCTGAGCTGGGCCAGCAAGAACGATATCCCGTACGTAATGCGGGCCACGGTAAACGTCGGCAGCGGTGGCGGTGAAATCATTGTGAACACTCCGCCGTCAGCGGTGAATGACGCTTACAGCACCAATCAGAATACCGCCCTGGCAGTAGCTACACCGGGCGTGCTGGTTAACGATACCGATACCAATGGGGATATCCTGTCGGCTGTTCTGGTGACTAATGTCAGCCACGGCACGCTGGTATTGAACGCCAACGGCGCAGTCACCTATATACCCGCTTCCGGCTATACCGGCACGGACAGCTTTACCTACAGAGCCAATGACGGCGAGAATAACTCCAACACCGCCACGGTAACCATCATCGTTAGCGCGACGCCGGTTACTCCTCCGGCGGGCGGGGTTACTTTCGGCCTCAATTCAGGCAACAACTACTGGAGCCAGCGGTCCGGCATACTGGATGTTATGCGGTTCAAGAATACCGCCGGCACCGGCGTGCTGACCAAGCTGGAACTATTGTTCACGGATACCACGCCGACCGGGAAAGTCAGAATGGGCGTCTATGCCGATAATTACGGTAAACCGGGCGCCCTGCTCCTGGATGCCGGCGAAGTATCCGTAACCAACGGCTGGGTGTCCATCAGCGGACTGAACCTGCCGGTCACGCAAAACACTTACTACTGGCTGGCCTTCACCATGGACAGTGCTAACGATGTTAGCACCATGACCGGACAGGCCAGCAATTCCCACTACTGGATAACGTCCAGCTACGGAACGCTGCCGTCCCAGTTCAACACGCGCGTGGCCAGCCGGAACAGTGTTCCGTACGTAATGCGCGCCACGGTAGAAATAAGGTAA